A DNA window from Carassius gibelio isolate Cgi1373 ecotype wild population from Czech Republic chromosome A6, carGib1.2-hapl.c, whole genome shotgun sequence contains the following coding sequences:
- the LOC128016196 gene encoding metaxin-2, with the protein MSLAAEAFVSQIAAAEPWPEKATLYQPLKEDQILLSDSASSLAVQTFLRMCGLPVQVSCCANAEYMSPSGKVPFIHVGNQVVSELGPIVQFIKAKGHSLSDWLDDVQKAEMKAYMELVNNMLLTAELYIQWCDDYTATEISRPRYSSPYSWPLNHILAYQKQWEVRRKMNAIGWSGKSLEQVYEDVSQCCQALSQRLGTQPYFFNKQPTELDALVFGHLFTILTTQLTNDELAEKVKSYTNLLSFCHRVEQTYFKEHDGESQSGSSRHSKGSLP; encoded by the exons ATGTCTCTTGCTGCAGAGGCTTTCGTCTCTCAGATTGCAG CTGCTGAGCCATGGCCTGAAAAAGCAACTCTGTACCAACCTCTTAAGG agGATCAAATCCTGCTGTCAGATTCTGCATCCTCTCTAGCTGTCCAG ACATTTCTGAGGATGTGTGGCCTGCCAGTGCAGGTGTCCTGCTGTGCCAATGCTGAATACATGTCACCGTCAG GGAAGGTTCCTTTCATCCATGTTGGAAATCAAGTTGTGTCAGAATTGGGGCCAATTGTTCAGTTCATAAAGGCAAAG GGTCATTCTCTGAGTGACTGGTTAGATGATGTCCAGAAGGCAGAGATGAAGGCTTACATGGAGTTGGTCAATAACATGCTGCTGACTGCAGAG TTGTACATCCAGTGGTGTGATGACTATACTGCTACAGAG ATCTCTAGGCCCCGATACAGCAGTCCCTATTCTTGGCCTCTCAATCACATTCTGGCCTATCAGAAGCAGTGGGAAGTACGGAGGAAGATGAATGCGATTGGATGGTCTGGAAAGAGCCTGGAGCAG GTGTATGAAGATGTGAGTCAGTGCTGTCAGGCCTTGTCACAGCGATTGGGAACACAGCCCTACTTTTTCAACAAACA GCCAACTGAACTAGATGCTCTGGTGTTTGGTCATCTTTTTACCATACTCACCACACAACTGACCAATGACGAGCTTGCCGAAAAGGTTAAATCCTACACCAACCTGCTTTCTTTCTGCCATCGTGTTGAACAGACTTACTTTAAGGAGCACGACGGAGAGAGCCAGTCGGGGTCCTCACGTCATTCCAAAGGCTCACTGCCCTGA